From one Pseudomonas sp. S35 genomic stretch:
- a CDS encoding O-succinylhomoserine sulfhydrylase, whose protein sequence is MSQEWDAGRLDSDLDGVAFDTLAVRAGQHRTPEGEHGDPMFFTSSYVFRTAADAAARFAGEVPGNVYSRYTNPTVRAFEERIAALEGAEQAVATATGMAAILAVVMSLCSAGDHVLVSRSVFGSTISLFEKYFKRFGIEVDYVPLADLSGWDAAIKANTKLLFVESPSNPLAELVDIAALSEVAHAKGAMLVVDNCFCTPALQQPLKLGADIVVHSATKFIDGQGRCMGGVVAGRGEQMKEVVGFLRTAGPTLSPFNAWIFLKGLETLSLRMKAHCANAQALAEWLEQQDGIEKVHYAGLKSHPQHELAQRQQRGFGAVVSFEVKGGKEGAWRFIDATRLISITANLGDSKTTITHPSTTSHGRLAPQEREAAGIRDSLIRIAVGLEDVADLQADLARGLAAL, encoded by the coding sequence ATGAGTCAGGAATGGGATGCCGGTCGGTTGGACAGCGACCTCGATGGCGTGGCTTTCGACACCCTGGCTGTGCGCGCCGGCCAGCACCGCACCCCGGAAGGTGAGCACGGCGACCCGATGTTCTTCACCTCCAGCTACGTATTCCGCACCGCCGCCGATGCGGCTGCACGCTTTGCCGGCGAAGTGCCGGGCAACGTGTACTCGCGCTACACCAACCCGACTGTGCGTGCGTTCGAAGAGCGTATCGCAGCCCTGGAAGGCGCTGAGCAAGCCGTGGCTACGGCCACCGGCATGGCGGCGATCCTGGCGGTGGTGATGAGCCTGTGCAGCGCTGGCGATCATGTGCTGGTGTCGCGTAGCGTGTTTGGTTCGACCATCAGCCTGTTCGAGAAGTACTTCAAGCGCTTCGGGATCGAAGTGGACTACGTACCCCTGGCAGATCTGTCCGGCTGGGATGCGGCGATCAAGGCCAACACCAAGTTGCTGTTCGTCGAGTCGCCGTCCAATCCGCTGGCTGAGCTTGTGGATATCGCCGCGCTGTCCGAAGTGGCCCACGCCAAAGGCGCGATGCTGGTCGTCGACAACTGCTTCTGCACGCCTGCCTTGCAGCAGCCACTGAAGCTGGGCGCGGATATCGTTGTGCACTCGGCCACCAAGTTCATCGACGGCCAGGGTCGTTGCATGGGTGGCGTGGTTGCCGGGCGCGGCGAGCAGATGAAGGAAGTGGTGGGCTTCTTGCGCACCGCTGGCCCGACCCTGAGCCCGTTCAACGCCTGGATCTTCCTCAAGGGCCTGGAAACCCTCAGCCTGCGCATGAAGGCCCATTGCGCCAACGCCCAGGCCCTGGCCGAGTGGCTGGAGCAGCAGGACGGTATCGAGAAAGTGCACTACGCCGGCCTCAAGAGCCACCCACAACATGAATTGGCCCAGCGCCAGCAGCGTGGTTTCGGTGCCGTGGTGAGCTTCGAGGTAAAGGGTGGCAAAGAGGGCGCCTGGCGCTTTATCGACGCGACGCGCTTGATCTCCATCACCGCCAACCTGGGTGACAGCAAAACCACCATTACCCACCCGAGCACCACGTCCCATGGCCGTTTGGCGCCACAGGAGCGTGAAGCCGCCGGTATCCGTGACAGCCTGATCCGCATCGCGGTGGGTCTGGAAGACGTGGCCGACTTGCAGGCAGACCTGGCTCGCGGGCTGGCGGCCTTGTGA
- the purF gene encoding amidophosphoribosyltransferase — MCGIVGIVGKSNVNQALYDALTVLQHRGQDAAGIVTSHDGRLFLRKDNGLVRDVFHQRHMQRLVGHMGIGHVRYPTAGSSTSAEAQPFYVNSPYGITLAHNGNLTNVEQLAKEIYESDLRHVNTSSDSEVLLNVFAHELAQRGKLQPTEEDVFAAVIDVHNRCVGGYAVVAMITGYGIVGFRDPHGIRPIVFGQRHTDEGVEYMIASESVSLDVLGFTLIRDLAPGEAVYITEDGKLHTRQCAVAPKLTPCIFEHVYLARPDSIIDGVSVYKARLRMGEKLADKILRERPEHDIDVVIPIPDTSRTAALELANHLGVKFREGFVKNRYIGRTFIMPGQAARKKSVRQKLNAIELEFRGKNVMLVDDSIVRGTTCKQIIQMAREAGAKNVYFCSAAPAVRYPNVYGIDMPSAHELIAHNRTTQDVADLIGADWLIYQDLPDLIEAVGGGKIKIDQFDCAVFDGKYVTGDVDEAYLNKIEQARNDSSKIKTQAVSAIIDLYNN; from the coding sequence ATGTGTGGCATCGTCGGTATCGTCGGTAAGTCGAACGTCAATCAGGCGCTGTATGACGCGCTAACCGTCCTCCAGCACCGCGGCCAGGACGCTGCCGGTATTGTGACCAGCCACGACGGCCGGTTATTCCTGCGCAAGGACAATGGCCTGGTACGTGACGTGTTTCATCAGCGTCACATGCAGCGCCTGGTCGGGCACATGGGCATTGGTCATGTGCGTTACCCGACGGCTGGTAGCTCGACCTCGGCCGAAGCTCAACCGTTTTACGTCAACTCGCCTTACGGCATCACTCTGGCGCATAACGGCAACCTGACCAACGTTGAACAATTGGCCAAGGAGATTTACGAATCTGACTTGCGCCACGTCAACACCAGTTCCGATTCGGAAGTGCTGCTCAACGTGTTCGCCCACGAACTGGCCCAGCGCGGCAAGCTGCAGCCGACCGAAGAAGACGTGTTCGCGGCCGTGATCGACGTGCACAACCGTTGCGTCGGTGGTTATGCCGTCGTGGCGATGATCACCGGCTACGGCATCGTGGGTTTCCGTGACCCGCACGGCATCCGCCCGATTGTGTTCGGCCAGCGTCATACCGACGAAGGCGTCGAGTACATGATCGCGTCCGAAAGCGTGTCCCTGGACGTGCTGGGCTTCACCCTGATCCGCGACCTTGCGCCGGGCGAAGCGGTGTACATCACCGAAGATGGCAAGCTGCACACCCGCCAGTGCGCTGTAGCGCCAAAACTCACCCCGTGCATCTTCGAACACGTCTACCTGGCGCGTCCGGATTCGATCATTGACGGCGTTTCGGTCTATAAGGCGCGCCTGCGCATGGGCGAGAAGCTGGCCGACAAGATCCTGCGCGAGCGTCCTGAGCACGATATCGACGTGGTGATCCCGATCCCGGACACCAGCCGTACCGCTGCGCTGGAACTGGCCAACCACTTGGGCGTCAAGTTCCGCGAAGGCTTTGTGAAGAACCGCTACATTGGCCGTACCTTCATCATGCCGGGCCAGGCTGCGCGCAAGAAATCGGTGCGCCAGAAGCTCAACGCCATCGAGCTGGAGTTCCGCGGCAAGAACGTGATGCTGGTGGATGACTCCATCGTACGCGGCACCACCTGCAAGCAGATCATCCAGATGGCTCGCGAAGCGGGTGCGAAGAACGTGTACTTCTGTTCCGCAGCGCCTGCCGTGCGTTACCCGAACGTGTACGGTATCGACATGCCGAGCGCCCACGAACTGATCGCCCACAACCGCACCACCCAGGACGTGGCCGACCTGATCGGTGCTGACTGGCTGATCTATCAGGACCTGCCGGACCTGATCGAAGCGGTTGGCGGTGGCAAGATCAAGATCGACCAGTTCGACTGCGCCGTGTTCGACGGCAAGTACGTGACCGGTGACGTCGACGAGGCCTACCTGAACAAGATCGAGCAGGCGCGTAATGACTCGTCGAAGATCAAGACCCAGGCGGTCAGCGCGATCATCGATCTGTACAACAACTGA
- a CDS encoding CvpA family protein: protein MPFTWVDWAIVAIVAISALISLSRGFVKEALSLLTWIIAGVVAWMFGGSLSVYLAGYIETPSARVIAGCAIMFIATLLVGAMVNYLIGELIRVTGLSGTDRFLGMAFGAARGALLVVVAVGLLSLGPVQQDSWWQESVLVPKFLLVADWSKNLILGWSSQWLASGISVPADLPFKEHLLPAKTPQ from the coding sequence GTGCCATTTACCTGGGTTGATTGGGCGATTGTTGCAATCGTCGCCATCTCCGCTTTGATCAGTCTGAGCCGCGGCTTCGTAAAAGAAGCATTGTCGTTGCTGACCTGGATCATCGCAGGCGTCGTGGCCTGGATGTTCGGCGGTTCTTTGTCGGTCTACCTGGCCGGATACATCGAAACACCCTCGGCTCGCGTCATCGCGGGCTGCGCCATCATGTTCATCGCCACGCTGCTGGTGGGAGCAATGGTCAATTATCTTATTGGCGAGTTGATACGTGTCACCGGCCTTTCCGGGACCGATCGATTTCTCGGCATGGCCTTCGGTGCCGCGCGTGGCGCGTTGCTGGTGGTCGTGGCGGTCGGGCTGTTGAGCCTGGGGCCGGTACAGCAGGATTCATGGTGGCAAGAGTCGGTACTCGTGCCAAAATTTCTATTGGTTGCAGATTGGTCCAAGAACCTCATATTGGGGTGGAGCAGTCAGTGGCTGGCCAGCGGAATCAGCGTACCCGCTGATCTTCCGTTCAAGGAACACCTCTTACCGGCCAAAACGCCTCAGTAA